A region of Bos javanicus breed banteng chromosome 17, ARS-OSU_banteng_1.0, whole genome shotgun sequence DNA encodes the following proteins:
- the TMEM119 gene encoding transmembrane protein 119: MVSAAAPSLAVSLLLLLRVLPTVSYSVSLQAGFLEDTGGSGEAEGSSASSPSLPPPQTPALSPTLVGPEPTPLAGPKPPTNFLDGIVDFFRQYVMLIAVVGSLVFLLMFIVCAAVITRQKHKASAYYPSSFPKKKYVDQSDRAGGPRAFSEVPDRAPDGRPEETLDSSQQLQAHILAATQNLKSPSRAAPSSGDLARAPEGRSEEEEKGPREADLEAQGRALPADKPEVPPLPEEPCSVEADAAAGAAAADEGQGEPDVAPLLAQEAGGPAGPPENPCVCGSVPPSI, encoded by the coding sequence ATGGTTTCCGCAGCGGCGCCCAGCCTCGccgtgtctctgctgctgctgctgcgggtCCTGCCCACCGTGTCCTACTCCGTGTCCCTGCAGGCCGGCTTCCTTGAGGACACGGGGGGCAGCGGGGAGGCCGAGGGCTCGTCGGCCTCCTCCCCGAGCCTCCCGCCGCCGCAAACCCCGGCCCTCAGCCCCACGTTGGTGGGGCCCGAGCCCACGCCCCTGGCGGGCCCTAAGCCCCCCACCAACTTCCTGGACGGCATCGTGGATTTCTTCCGCCAGTACGTGATGCTCATCGCCGTGGTGGGCTCCCTGGTCTTCCTGCTGATGTTCATCGTCTGTGCGGCTGTCATCACCCGCCAGAAGCACAAGGCCTCTGCCTACTACCCCTCATCCTTCCCCAAGAAGAAGTACGTAGACCAGAGCGACCGCGCAGGGGGCCCCCGGGCCTTCAGCGAGGTCCCCGACCGGGCTCCCGACGGCAGGCCTGAGGAGACCCTGGATTCCTCACAGCAGCTCCAGGCTCACATCCTTGCCGCCACCCAGAACCTCAAGTCTCCCTCCAGGGCCGCCCCAAGCAGTGGAGACCTGGCCAGGGCACCAGAGGGCAGatcagaggaagaggagaaaggccCCCGGGAGGCGGACCTGGAAGCCCAGGGACGTGCGCTTCCGGCGGATAAACCCGAGGTGCCTCCTCTGCCGGAGGAGCCCTGCTCAGTGGAGGCGGACGCAGCTGCAGGCGCCGCGGCAGCCGATGAAGGTCAAGGAGAGCCAGACGTGGCTCCCTTACTCGCCCAGGAAGCCGGGGGCCCAGCTGGTCCCCCCGAAAACCCCTGTGTTTGCGGCAGTGTCCCCCCCAGCATCTAA